The following are encoded in a window of Alistipes sp. ZOR0009 genomic DNA:
- a CDS encoding nucleoside permease codes for MGIKNRLTVMSFLQFFVWGAWLITIANYWFATKQWSGSEFGAIFSTMGISSIFMPALIGIIADRWINAEKLYGVVHLLSGMFIFGLTLTGNPESFFLVMLFAMFFYMPTIALSNSIAYNALKSNGYDVVKSFPPIRVWGTIGFIVAMWVVNLSGSKATEMQFYISAAASVVLFLFSFTLPKCPPQPNKMSSKSWVETFGLNAFKLFANYKMALFFIFSMFLGAALQLTNAYGDTFLDDFRHIEKYADSFVVKYSTIIMSISQISETLFILAIPFFLKRFGIKNVMLISMLAWVLRFGLFAYGDPQANLWMIILSCIVYGMAFDFFNISGSLFVETTTDASIRSSAQGLFMMMTNGFGAIFGSLTSGYLIDKYFTHDGVKDWHHIWLTFAIYSLTIAILFALFFKHKHNPEEQLSAAH; via the coding sequence ATGGGAATAAAAAATCGTTTGACGGTAATGAGCTTTCTCCAATTCTTTGTTTGGGGTGCATGGCTAATTACCATTGCAAACTACTGGTTTGCTACAAAGCAGTGGAGTGGTTCTGAATTTGGCGCCATATTCTCCACCATGGGAATATCTTCGATATTTATGCCAGCCCTAATAGGTATTATTGCCGACCGCTGGATAAATGCCGAAAAGCTTTACGGGGTAGTGCATCTGCTGAGCGGAATGTTCATATTCGGCTTAACCCTTACTGGTAATCCGGAGAGTTTTTTTCTGGTGATGCTTTTTGCGATGTTTTTCTACATGCCAACCATTGCCCTATCCAACTCTATTGCCTACAATGCGCTTAAAAGCAACGGTTACGATGTAGTTAAATCGTTCCCTCCCATTCGAGTTTGGGGTACTATTGGTTTTATAGTCGCTATGTGGGTGGTTAACCTATCAGGCAGCAAGGCTACAGAAATGCAGTTCTACATTTCGGCAGCAGCCTCGGTGGTTCTATTCCTCTTTTCGTTTACGCTCCCCAAATGTCCTCCTCAGCCCAATAAGATGAGCAGCAAATCGTGGGTAGAAACGTTTGGACTCAATGCGTTTAAGCTATTTGCCAACTATAAAATGGCGCTATTCTTCATCTTCTCCATGTTTTTGGGAGCAGCGCTACAGCTAACCAACGCCTACGGAGATACGTTCCTCGACGATTTTAGGCACATCGAAAAATATGCCGACTCGTTTGTGGTTAAGTACTCCACCATCATCATGTCTATCTCGCAAATATCCGAAACGCTATTCATCCTTGCTATCCCCTTCTTCCTAAAAAGATTTGGAATCAAGAACGTAATGCTAATAAGCATGCTAGCTTGGGTTCTCCGGTTTGGCCTATTTGCTTACGGTGACCCACAGGCTAATCTCTGGATGATCATCCTTTCATGTATTGTATACGGTATGGCGTTCGATTTCTTCAACATTTCCGGTTCGCTATTCGTAGAAACAACCACCGACGCCTCTATCCGATCAAGCGCACAGGGGCTATTTATGATGATGACCAACGGCTTTGGCGCCATATTTGGTAGCCTCACCAGCGGATATCTAATCGACAAATATTTTACCCACGATGGGGTGAAAGATTGGCACCATATTTGGCTAACATTTGCGATCTACTCGCTAACAATTGCCATTCTATTCGCATTATTCTTCAAGCACAAGCATAACCCAGAAGAGCAGCTTAGCGCAGCTCACTAG
- a CDS encoding inclusion body family protein → MGQNNQTGTQEVLDQVVLNSSLNTVFINMIIDTDSIINDKKTPSQDPNNPTWIEHNYAYMVATRSQTVVGSGTGDLEIKAQVGEPIHWSAVSESNNFDNSVILYKIKYLNGDHVFDDDYVRNIIDTKMSAMPTPKTFVPATYTNQSFWSTEARIDNPGHEAYSCHFGLYKRDGDGNQSLYGYFAWDPSITVKN, encoded by the coding sequence ATGGGACAAAACAATCAAACAGGCACTCAAGAGGTGCTAGATCAAGTCGTATTAAATAGCTCGTTAAACACTGTATTTATCAACATGATAATAGATACAGATTCCATTATCAATGACAAAAAGACTCCAAGTCAAGATCCTAACAATCCTACATGGATAGAGCACAACTACGCCTACATGGTTGCCACAAGAAGCCAAACCGTTGTTGGATCTGGTACTGGGGATCTTGAAATTAAGGCACAAGTTGGAGAACCTATTCATTGGAGCGCCGTTTCAGAGTCCAACAACTTTGACAATAGCGTAATTCTTTACAAAATTAAGTACCTAAATGGCGATCATGTCTTTGATGACGATTACGTAAGAAATATTATTGACACCAAAATGTCTGCTATGCCAACTCCTAAAACGTTTGTTCCTGCAACATATACCAATCAGTCGTTCTGGAGTACCGAAGCAAGAATAGACAATCCTGGTCATGAAGCTTACAGCTGCCACTTTGGCCTTTACAAGAGAGATGGAGACGGCAACCAATCCTTATACGGATACTTTGCATGGGATCCTTCAATCACCGTAAAGAACTAA
- a CDS encoding MBOAT family O-acyltransferase: protein MLFNSLHFLLFFIIVTSLYFALPHNRRWLLLLISSCYFYMAFVPIYIIILGGTIVIDYFAGIFIEKSKGKRRKLFLVASLVANIGVLAVFKYYNFINENLSFLLHGFGASNPIPYLSILLPVGLSFHTFQAMSYTIEVYRGHQKAERHFGIYSLYVMFYPQLVAGPIERPQNMLHQFREKYDFDYDRVMSGLRLMAWGLFKKVVIADRLAIAVDTVFNNPEQHNSLSLIIATVFFTFQIFCDFSGYSDMALGAARIMGFKLMTNFDKPYQSKSVHEFWKRWHISLSTWFKDYLYITLGGNRVTVPRWYLNLFIVFLVSGLWHGANWTFVIWGALHGFYLVFGLITQKYRDRFNQLLRIDKVPIISTISTFVLVAFAWIFFRANSVDSAFYIVKHIFTGIPDVVHQLINNQPVLESMGLKKNDFALSILLIIFLETVHYVQSKKSLSDIFVQKPAYVRWAVYYGVILAIIFLGVFENRQFIYFQF, encoded by the coding sequence ATGCTCTTTAATTCGCTTCATTTCCTGCTCTTTTTCATCATTGTTACATCGCTATACTTTGCCCTACCCCATAATAGGAGATGGCTACTGCTGCTCATCAGCAGCTGCTACTTTTACATGGCCTTTGTCCCAATCTACATTATTATACTGGGTGGCACCATAGTGATAGACTACTTTGCAGGTATCTTTATAGAGAAGAGTAAAGGGAAACGGCGCAAGCTATTCTTAGTTGCCAGCCTTGTAGCCAATATTGGCGTACTGGCGGTGTTTAAGTACTACAACTTTATCAACGAGAACCTCTCCTTTCTGCTTCATGGCTTTGGAGCATCGAACCCCATCCCCTACCTATCCATACTACTACCCGTAGGGCTGTCGTTCCACACCTTCCAAGCTATGAGCTACACCATCGAGGTTTACAGAGGGCATCAAAAAGCCGAACGACATTTTGGGATCTACTCGCTGTACGTTATGTTCTATCCGCAGCTGGTTGCTGGCCCCATCGAGCGTCCCCAAAATATGCTCCATCAGTTTAGAGAAAAGTACGACTTCGACTACGATAGGGTAATGAGCGGCCTACGCCTAATGGCTTGGGGTTTGTTCAAAAAAGTGGTTATTGCAGATAGGCTTGCCATTGCGGTAGACACCGTATTTAACAACCCCGAACAGCATAATAGCTTAAGCCTTATCATAGCCACCGTCTTCTTTACCTTCCAAATTTTCTGCGACTTCTCGGGATATTCGGACATGGCCTTAGGGGCTGCGCGTATCATGGGCTTTAAGTTAATGACCAACTTCGACAAGCCGTACCAATCTAAAAGCGTGCACGAATTTTGGAAGCGCTGGCACATCTCCCTATCCACCTGGTTTAAGGATTACCTCTACATCACGCTAGGAGGAAACCGCGTGACGGTTCCTCGCTGGTATCTTAACCTGTTCATCGTATTTCTGGTAAGCGGACTATGGCATGGAGCAAACTGGACTTTCGTAATTTGGGGAGCGCTACATGGCTTTTACCTTGTTTTTGGTCTAATAACCCAAAAGTACAGAGACCGCTTTAACCAGCTGCTACGCATAGATAAGGTTCCTATCATATCTACCATTAGCACCTTTGTCCTAGTAGCCTTTGCTTGGATATTTTTTAGAGCCAACAGCGTCGACTCCGCGTTCTATATCGTAAAGCACATATTTACGGGCATTCCAGATGTGGTGCACCAGCTGATAAACAACCAACCTGTACTCGAAAGCATGGGGTTAAAGAAGAACGACTTTGCGCTATCCATACTGCTCATTATTTTCCTCGAAACGGTACACTACGTGCAAAGCAAAAAAAGCCTTTCGGATATTTTTGTTCAAAAACCGGCATACGTTAGATGGGCTGTTTACTATGGTGTAATCCTCGCAATCATCTTCCTAGGCGTTTTTGAGAATCGCCAATTTATCTACTTCCAATTCTAA